Proteins from one Anaerolineae bacterium genomic window:
- the argF gene encoding ornithine carbamoyltransferase yields MEGAMKHFLCIADLTVDEFEGLLNLAERLKKEYLSGGNKPILAGKTLGMIFQKPSLRTRVSFDMAMLHLGGQALYLSPNEIQLGKREAVSDVARVLSRYVHGIMARVFAYDDVLELAKWSSVPVINGLSDYNHPCQALSDVFTVREKFGTLRGIRLVFVGDGSNNVATSLMFAGAQTGMDIVISAPAGYMPKSETVAKARQLAARTGASISLIEDPKEAVRGAQVIYTDVWTSMGQEAEAEERQKIFPPYQVNSALVALANPKVIVMHCLPAHRGQEITDEVMDGPHSAVFDQAENRLHAQKALVAHLLGGVPLA; encoded by the coding sequence ATGGAGGGCGCCATGAAGCATTTTCTGTGCATCGCTGACCTGACGGTGGATGAGTTCGAAGGCCTGCTGAACCTGGCCGAACGCCTGAAGAAGGAATATCTCAGCGGCGGCAACAAGCCCATCCTGGCCGGCAAGACCCTCGGCATGATCTTCCAGAAGCCATCCCTGCGCACCCGCGTCTCCTTCGACATGGCCATGCTGCACCTGGGCGGGCAGGCGCTGTACCTCTCCCCCAACGAGATCCAACTGGGCAAGCGCGAGGCGGTCTCCGATGTGGCGCGCGTGCTCTCCCGCTATGTGCACGGCATTATGGCACGCGTCTTCGCCTATGATGACGTGCTGGAGCTGGCCAAGTGGTCCTCCGTGCCGGTCATCAACGGCCTTTCGGACTACAACCATCCCTGTCAGGCCCTGTCCGATGTCTTCACGGTGCGCGAGAAGTTCGGCACCCTGCGCGGCATCCGCCTGGTCTTTGTCGGCGATGGGAGCAACAATGTGGCCACATCCCTGATGTTCGCCGGCGCCCAGACCGGCATGGACATCGTCATCAGCGCGCCGGCCGGCTACATGCCCAAGTCCGAAACCGTCGCCAAAGCGCGCCAGCTCGCCGCCCGTACCGGCGCCTCCATCTCCCTCATTGAGGACCCGAAAGAGGCGGTGCGCGGCGCCCAGGTGATTTATACCGACGTCTGGACCAGCATGGGGCAGGAGGCGGAGGCAGAGGAGCGCCAGAAGATATTCCCGCCCTATCAGGTGAACTCCGCCCTGGTGGCGCTGGCGAACCCGAAGGTCATCGTCATGCACTGCCTGCCGGCGCACCGCGGCCAGGAGATCACCGATGAGGTCATGGATGGACCGCATTCCGCTGTCTTCGACCAGGCCGAGAACCGCCTGCATGCGCAGAAAGCGCTGGTGGCCCATCTGCTGGGCGGGGTGCCCCTGGCTTGA
- a CDS encoding fumarylacetoacetate hydrolase family protein: MTVRIVRCIYQHQPTYGIVQGEMVHRLRAGSPFAGPLEPAEPIGRLDELRLLPPCEPTKIIAVGRNYAAHAAEQQVEVPAEPLLFLKPPSALVGHEEPIILPAESQQVDHEAELVVVIGRRGKDIPRQEALRHILGYTCGNDVTARDLQRRDGQWTRGKGFDTFAPLGPWIETGISPADLRVLCRVNGQVRQNGRTRDMIFDIPFLVSYISHIMTLEPGDVIYTGTPAGIGPLAAGDVVEVEIEGIGILRNPVQADTRR; this comes from the coding sequence ATGACCGTGAGAATCGTCCGCTGCATCTACCAGCATCAACCGACCTACGGCATCGTGCAGGGGGAGATGGTCCACCGACTGCGCGCCGGCAGTCCGTTCGCGGGGCCGCTCGAGCCGGCGGAGCCCATCGGCCGGCTGGACGAACTGCGACTGCTTCCCCCCTGCGAGCCGACCAAGATCATCGCGGTGGGACGCAATTATGCCGCCCACGCCGCCGAACAGCAGGTCGAGGTGCCGGCGGAGCCCCTGCTGTTCCTGAAGCCGCCGAGCGCCCTCGTCGGCCATGAGGAGCCGATCATCCTGCCGGCGGAAAGCCAGCAGGTGGACCACGAGGCGGAACTGGTGGTGGTCATTGGCCGGCGGGGAAAGGACATCCCACGCCAGGAAGCACTGCGGCACATTCTCGGCTATACCTGCGGCAACGACGTCACCGCCCGCGACCTCCAGCGGCGCGATGGGCAGTGGACGCGCGGCAAGGGGTTCGATACTTTTGCGCCGCTGGGGCCGTGGATCGAGACGGGAATCTCGCCGGCAGACCTGCGGGTGCTCTGCCGCGTCAACGGCCAGGTGCGCCAGAACGGCCGCACGCGGGATATGATCTTCGATATCCCCTTCCTGGTGAGCTATATCTCCCACATTATGACGCTGGAGCCAGGGGATGTCATCTACACCGGCACGCCGGCCGGCATCGGCCCGTTGGCGGCCGGCGATGTGGTGGAGGTCGAGATCGAGGGCATTGGCATCCTGCGCAATCCGGTGCAGGCAGATACCAGGCGTTGA
- a CDS encoding class I SAM-dependent methyltransferase: MGLYPACPDISREHMAGILLAVLLILILLVYWQFILAEGTYLGRSIVAKLYDWTAGRYDRIKAYDVELEDATLGRPLAAALAHVPRPMVLDVATGTGRVPMSLLRQPAFRGTIVGLDLSAGMLAQARRNLAEHAGRAYLVQGDACRLPFPDAAFHAVTCCEALEFMPHPRAALAEMTRVLKPGGWLLFTNRIGWEARFLPGKVFPRRRVASVLQDLPLEEVQEVVWEVNYDQVWARRRA, translated from the coding sequence ATGGGACTGTATCCCGCATGTCCAGACATTTCCAGGGAGCATATGGCCGGCATCCTGCTCGCTGTCCTGCTGATCCTCATCCTGCTGGTCTACTGGCAGTTCATCCTGGCGGAGGGCACCTACCTGGGCCGCTCCATCGTCGCCAAATTGTACGACTGGACCGCCGGCCGCTACGACCGCATCAAGGCATACGACGTCGAGCTGGAAGACGCCACCCTCGGCCGGCCGCTGGCGGCGGCACTGGCACATGTCCCCCGACCAATGGTGCTGGATGTGGCCACCGGCACCGGGCGCGTGCCCATGAGTCTGCTCCGCCAGCCGGCGTTCCGCGGCACGATCGTGGGGCTGGACCTTTCCGCCGGCATGCTGGCTCAGGCCCGCCGCAACCTGGCGGAACACGCCGGCCGGGCCTATCTGGTGCAGGGGGACGCCTGCCGGCTCCCCTTTCCCGATGCCGCCTTCCACGCGGTGACGTGCTGTGAGGCGCTGGAATTCATGCCGCACCCCCGCGCCGCGCTGGCGGAAATGACGCGCGTGCTGAAACCAGGCGGCTGGCTCCTCTTCACCAACCGCATCGGCTGGGAGGCACGCTTCCTGCCGGGCAAGGTCTTCCCCCGCCGGCGGGTCGCCAGCGTCCTGCAGGACCTCCCATTGGAGGAAGTTCAAGAGGTCGTCTGGGAGGTCAATTATGACCAGGTCTGGGCGCGCCGGCGGGCATGA